The DNA window AACCTACCATCGCATCGCATTCCACCCACCTCGACGCTGTTTGACTGAACCCTATTTACAACCCAATCCGGCGCATCTTAACTCAATCAACTACAGAAACTCCATCTTTTTCACTCTGTTTCTTGTCAGCCAAGCATCAGTCTCGTTGCCGTTCAGCAACCTTCCACGTTGGCCTTGAACCCCTTTGAACCGCTATCATGGTTGTCTACTCATTCCACATCTTCGACCGACACAGTAAACAATACCCCTTTCCAATATTCGCAGGCTTCTCAGCTAACAACTTGCTCCCTTGACAGCCGAGTGCGTCTACTCCAAGTCATGGCTACCATCGTCTGCAGGTTCCGAAACCGCCGCACCCACGACATCCTCTGACGACGCAAAACTCCTGTTCGGAACCGTCTTCTCTCTGCGCAATATGGTCCGAAAACTCGGTGGTGATGACGACGCATTCATCAGCTACCGAACTGCCCAGTACAAGCTTCACTTTTACGAGACACCTGCAAACCTGAGATTCGTTATCTTGACCGACACAGCAACATTGAGCATGCGCAATGTACTACACCAAATATATATCAACCTCTGGGTCGAATATGGTATTTCCAACCGTCAACGATGTTTCCACAATGAAACTAATCACTTTACTTAGTGGTCAAAAACCCCTTGGCGCCAGTAGAGCACAAGAACGGCGAAGGTGTCAAGAACGAGCTCTTTGAACTCGGCCTCGATCAGTTTATCAGGGGCTTAATGTGAAAAGTACAAATGTTCAGATCATCGCTAAAGCAATGCTTTTACAGCGCCAACAATCAGGCAGTTCGAGAGAAGCCACCTGCCTCATGAGGATACTATGGTCTGAAGAACACATATACGTGCCCAAGGCCACTGTTATCCAACGCCATCTCCCAGGACGGGAGAAGAGTCGAATCCAAGGACGACATGGCCATATTTCCTGGCGTCAAGGAGAGGGTTGAACCTGCCTGGTATTTCCAACTCGCATCACAACGAGCAAACACCTCAGGGTGTCGGCAGAGGAGGCGTACAGAAGCAGAAAGAGACGAGACTATACCCAACGCCAATTCCGGCATAAATAATACACGAGCCGATGCGTTAACCACATCCCTCGAACTCGACTAGACTAAACCAACACCCGCCGCCTCTAAATAGCATACGATATGTGTTTTATGTCGGTGATTCAAATGCATCCCAATATTATTCATTGATATCCATACCCTTACAATTCCCATGATAACCCTGCCATGACTCCCATATGCGTTATGTAGCTGCACAACCAAAATACGCCTTACGATTTGGTATCCATTGCTCGTCCCCATGCGCTCTCGAAACCCCCTTGCGAATCGACCACAACCATGCTTGCTTCGCCCTGTGTCTGATTTTGAGTCTGTGGTTGCGTTGTTTTCCCACTGATCTGCGGAGCACCGAGATCAATAGCACTGGCCATAATATCATCGTCGGTGCGGATCTCTTGTTCCCAGTTGCTTGAATACACAACAGCGGCAAAAGCCTCAAGGTCACGGACAGTTTCCATCTTCTGAAGATACTCATTCGGCATTCCGTCACCAATGACGTGAGCTTGGCGCGTCAACACCGACATGATCTTGGGCAGCAAAATCACCTTGGAGCGCTGCTGATCCTTGAGCTCAGGGGTGACCATGCCATCGGAGGCCGGGAGCTCGAATGCCGCAGTAGCAAGCTTGTTGTCCGTCAGATATGAGAAGCCAGCGTCGAGGAGCAGAGTGAGAACGTGTGTGAAACTGGGTGATTCAATGAGATCCGCAGTCTCATCAAGAAGACGTCTCAGGATTGCCTGCGACGCCGCTGGTGAGTGCTCAGGGTCGTGGTTAACTGCTTCATCGAGAATGcccgattctttgatcaccTCATCCTCCATATCTCTGGGTGGAAGCAAAAAGTTGAGCCAGTCAGACTTTTGGCGCTCCTCGTTTGTGGAGCCCTCAACGAGCTTTCTAACCTCCATCGTCAGCTCGGAGAATCTTTCGAAGCTCAGGAGGTCTCTTGGGCTAAGGCTGCCAAAGACGGTGCGCACGGCACTCTCAACTCGATGCATGAGATCCTTCCAGCCCTTGTTAAGCAGCCACCAGCTGAAAGTCAGGTATTTACGGTTTATATCAAAGTCGCTTCCGTATGCCTGCTCTGTGTTATCGTCATCGTTGTTCTCAAGGCTGATGGTGCCGTGCTGGCCACCTGTTGCAAGGGCCACCACGCTCGATAAGTAGCTTCGTCGACCCAATAGGTTGAGTTGCACCCGAGTCAGCATTGTTAGCAATGCAAGGGTATATATCAGAGTGAACGATCGTGTCACGGCTGTTTGACATATTAGCTGTCCGTCATTTGGAGCACGCAAGTGTTACTCACCACTAATAGTCACGTCATCCCATAGTTGTCGTTTTGTCTTGCGTGGTTTTGGAGCCTCCTTATTCGCCTCACTACCAGCGTTGAATGGTGAGGACGTGGGGATCTGACTGGGGTGTACACCGCTCTCGCTCTGGCCTGCCATGCTCTTCCCGTCCTCCTCTGTCAATGTTGTGTCGGCGAGGCTTGGTGGTGCGGCTGATTCATTACCGCCATTCTTTATGGCCTTGGTGGCCTTCATCTGCTGAATTTCTAATGTGATCTGTTCCGTGTTCATGGCCTCGATAATGGCAGTTGTTGCGGAAGGCAGGAGAGCCAGGACGGTGAATGTGCAATCTTCTTGGTTCTGTTCGAAGCGACGTCGCAAGCTGTGAGAAATTGTCAGTAAATAATGACTCTAGCTCTTGTCGGATAGGATAAAGCTTACTTCTCCTTGGCGATACGATCGCTGCTCATGCGCTCGCGAGCATCGTTGAGCTTGCCGATAACATATTGAGTCGCGACATAGCCAGCACCGATGACGCCCACACCAACAGCGATGGGTGTCCGGTTGTTGCGCAACCAGCGCCGAGCGGATGTGAACATGATATAGACGGAGGTGGTGGAGTATTCGCGACGACgtagtgatga is part of the Fusarium poae strain DAOMC 252244 chromosome 4, whole genome shotgun sequence genome and encodes:
- a CDS encoding hypothetical protein (BUSCO:53530at5125) produces the protein MVVYSFHIFDRHTECVYSKSWLPSSAGSETAAPTTSSDDAKLLFGTVFSLRNMVRKLGGDDDAFISYRTAQYKLHFYETPANLRFVILTDTATLSMRNVLHQIYINLWVEYVVKNPLAPVEHKNGEGVKNELFELGLDQFIRGLM
- a CDS encoding hypothetical protein (TransMembrane:2 (o16-34i171-192o)~BUSCO:24645at5125); protein product: MFTSARRWLRNNRTPIAVGVGVIGAGYVATQYVIGKLNDARERMSSDRIAKENLRRRFEQNQEDCTFTVLALLPSATTAIIEAMNTEQITLEIQQMKATKAIKNGGNESAAPPSLADTTLTEEDGKSMAGQSESGVHPSQIPTSSPFNAGSEANKEAPKPRKTKRQLWDDVTISAVTRSFTLIYTLALLTMLTRVQLNLLGRRSYLSSVVALATGGQHGTISLENNDDDNTEQAYGSDFDINRKYLTFSWWLLNKGWKDLMHRVESAVRTVFGSLSPRDLLSFERFSELTMEVRKLVEGSTNEERQKSDWLNFLLPPRDMEDEVIKESGILDEAVNHDPEHSPAASQAILRRLLDETADLIESPSFTHVLTLLLDAGFSYLTDNKLATAAFELPASDGMVTPELKDQQRSKVILLPKIMSVLTRQAHVIGDGMPNEYLQKMETVRDLEAFAAVVYSSNWEQEIRTDDDIMASAIDLGAPQISGKTTQPQTQNQTQGEASMVVVDSQGGFESAWGRAMDTKS